A stretch of the Lactuca sativa cultivar Salinas chromosome 9, Lsat_Salinas_v11, whole genome shotgun sequence genome encodes the following:
- the LOC111913407 gene encoding uncharacterized protein LOC111913407 has translation MMFTEGLDTNALRWVKEGSNNPKKETPPSTSNQRTRFDPITSRNNSRGFGLPQPSKFKNGVVPISQVLPRDDTNSTSEDMSSDSEGEVYGGRYSVDSSPHDDRVPSGSSNRHRDHDPVKRGPQYHVYSSDVSSSIEMRKVSDRLLMRGGDRYNVRSSVYTEDESDDSRSSEFSSTQVGASMENLPHKDSYVSDGYSSYVSSHVNGDTSSRKESNGKNIENRQASKEDFPSAPPFSGSFGEIKQEKEHSPVSKANYTPSTADSVDFVPKSTVEKTSVVDLKTNHKQETSNPSRNVGVKTGSGSFPTRLPTFHASSLGPWHAVIAYDACVRLCLHAWAKGCMEAPIFLENECALLRSTFGLQQMLLQSEEELLVKQSSEVDNKGPSQKPKKMVGKMKVQVRKVKMTLDPPTGCNFSSIKPPKVKMETVKRHFANLQMKVSSGWKSVRSIHFSPRVPKNGSFSRHSLAYMQASTQYIKQVSGLLKIGVSTLRSSSSSYEVQESYSCLLRLKSSAEGDTIRMQPGSGETHIFLPDSLGDDLIVEVQDSKGNHYGRVLAQVATISEDQNDKLRWWSIYREPEHELVGKIQLYINYTTSLDDNSMKCGSIAETMAYDLAMEVAMKEQNFQQRNLLFHDPWKWLLTEFAAYYGVSDAYTKLRYLSYIMDVATPTNDCLSLVYDLLLPVIMKGNTKTTLSHQENRILGEIEEQIEEIFAVVFENYKSLDELSPSGMMDVFKPATGVAAPVLEPSVKLYKLLHDILSPEAQNKLYSYFQAAAKKRSRRHLSDTDEYLSGTGEGNLMMDPVAVSTAYQKMKSLCLNIRNEIFTDIEIHNSNVLPSFIDLPNLSSAIYSAELCSRLRSFLVACPPTGPSRPVTDLVIATADFQKDLASWNINPVKGGVDAKELFHLYIIIWIQDKRLSLLETCKLDKVKCSGVRTQHSTTPFVDEMYERLKETLNDYEVIICRWPEYTFALENAIADIEKAVIEALDKQYADVVAPLKENLTPKKFGLKYVQKLAKRTTNPYIVPPELGIFLNSMKRMLDVLRPKIEVQLKSWGSCCIPNEGNTAPGERLSEVTVMLRSKFRNYLQAVVEKLVENTRLQNSTKLKKILQDSKESLAESEIRSRMQPLTEQLTNTVNHLHSIFQSHVFIAICRGYWDRMGQDVLSFLENRKENRSLYKGSRVAVSILDDTFASQMQKLLGNALEEKDIEPPRSIIEVRSMLCKDTGTSTHKKNSYFY, from the exons ATGATGTTTACAGAAGGGCTAGATACAAATGCTCTTAGATGGGTCAAAGAG GGATCCAACAATCCAAAAAAAGAAACCCCTCCCTCCACATCAAATCAACGAACAAGATTCGATCCAATCACTTCTAGAAACAACTCTCGAGGGTTCGGATTGCCTCAACCTTCAAAATTCAAAAATGGTGTTGTTCCAATATCTCAAGTCTTGCCAAGAGATGACACTAATTCCACTTCTGAAGACATGTCAAGTGATTCAGAAGGAGAGGTATACGGTGGAAGATACTCAGTGGATTCCTCCCCTCATGATGATAGAGTTCCTTCTGGTAGTAGCAATAGGCACCGTGATCATGATCCTGTGAAACGGGGCCCACAGTATCATGTGTACTCTAGTGATGTGAGCTCTTCGATTGAAATGAGGAAGGTGTCAGATAGATTGTTGATGAGGGGAGGTGATAGGTATAATGTGAGAAGCAGTGTTTATACGGAGGATGAGTCAGATGATTCTAGAAGCTCAGAGTTTTCAAGTACACAAGTAGGGGCAAGTATGGAAAATTTGCCACATAAAGATTCGTATGTTTCGGATGGTTATTCGTCTTATGTTTCATCACATGTTAATGGAGATACTTCTTCAAGAAAG GAGTCAAATGGTAAAAATATTGAGAATCGACAAGCATCCAAGGAAGATTTTCCAAGTGCACCTCCATTTTCAGGTTCATTTGGGGAAATCAAACAAGAGAAGGAGCATTCTCCAGTTTCTAAAGCTAATTATACTCCATCTACAGCTGACTCGGTTGACTTTGTACCTAAGTCAACTGTAGAGAAGACTTCTGTTGTAGATTTGAAAACGAATCATAAACAGGAGACCTCAAACCCATCTAG GAATGTTGGTGTCAAAACCGGTTCTGGTTCTTTTCCTACACGTCTTCCAACGTTTCACGCAAG tTCATTGGGGCCTTGGCATGCTGTGATTGCATATGATGCATGTGTTCGATTGTGTCTACATGCTTGGGCAAAGGGTTGCATGGAAGCCCCCATATTTTTGGAAAATGAATGTGCTCTACTACGAAGCACCTTTGG TTtgcaacaaatgttgctacaatcgGAGGAAGAATTGCTTGTTAAGCAATCATCTGAAGTTGATAACAAAGGGCCTTCCCAAAAACCAAAGAAAATGGTTGGCAAGATGAAGGTGCAAG TACGTAAGGTGAAAATGACATTGGATCCACCTACGGGATGCAACTTTTCATCAATAAAACCACCAAAAGTGAAAATGGAAACTGTAAAACGCCATTTTGCCAATTTACAAATGAAAGTGTCTTCTGGATGGAAGTCAGTTAGAAGTATTCATTTCTCTCCTCGTGTCCCTAAAAATGGTTCATTTTCTCGCCATAGTTTGGCATACATGCAAGCAAGCACTCAATACATCAAACAAGTTTCAGGCCTTCTTAAAATTGGGGTCTCAACTCTTCGAAGCAGTTCATCAAGCTATGAAGTACAAG AATCATACTCATGTCTTCTAAGACTTAAAAGTTCAGCAGAAGGGGATACCATTCGAATGCAACCTGGATCTGGTGAAACCCATATATT TTTACCAGATAGCCTTGGGGATGACTTGATTGTTGAAGTTCAAGATTCCAAGGGAAACCATTATGGTCGTGTTCTAGCTCAAGTCGCCACTATTTCTGAAGATCag AATGACAAACTAAGATGGTGGTCTATATACCGAGAACCAGAGCATGAACTTGTTGGAAAAATTCAACTCTATATAAATTACACAACAAGTTTAGATGACAACAGCATGAAG TGTGGTTCCATTGCTGAAACAATGGCATATGATCTTGCAATGGAGGTTGCCATGAAAGAGCAAAACTTTCAACAAAGAAACCTTTTGTTCCATGATCCATGGAAGTGGTTACTCACTGAGTTTGCAGCATATTATGGAGTTTCAGATGCTTACACAAAGCTAAG ATACTTGTCTTACATCATGGATGTTGCTACTCCAACAAATGATTGTCTCTCATTAGTATACGACTTGTTATTGCCTGTTATAATGAAGGGGAATACCAAAACCACCCTCAGTCATCAAGAG AATAGAATATTGGGTGAGATTGAAGAGCAAATTGAAGAGATTTTTGCAGTTGTTTTTGAGAACTACAAGTCTTTAGATGAGTTGTCTCCATCTGGCATGATGGATGTTTTTAAACCTGCTACTGGAGTTGCTGCACCTGTTCTGGAACCTTCTGTGAAATTATATAAACTTCTTCATGATATATTATCTCCTGAGGCACAAAATAAATTATACAGCTACTTCCAG gcaGCTGCAAAGAAAAGATCAAGAAGGCATTTGAGTGATACGGATGAATATCTTAGTGGAACTGGTGAAGGAAATTTGATGATGGATCCTGTTGCTGTTTCTACAGCTTATCAGAAAATGAAATCCCTTTGCTTAAACATTCGGAATGAGATATTTACAGATATTGAGATTCATAATAGCAATGTTCTTccaag TTTCATCGACCTACCAAATCTATCATCTGCAATATACAGTGCTGAACTTTGCAGCAGATTGAGATCCTTCCTTGTGGCATGTCCTCCCACAGGTCCTTCTCGCCCTGTTACAGACCTTGTAATTGCAACTGCAGATTTCCAAAAAGATCTTGCCAGCTGGAATATCaa TCCTGTGAAAGGTGGAGTTGATGCAAAAGAACTTTTTCATCTTTATATCATCATTTGGATTCAAGATAAGCGATTATCGTTGCTTGAGACATGTAAACTTGACAAG GTAAAATGTTCTGGAGTGAGGACTCAACATTCAACAACCCCGTTTGTGGATGAAATGTATGAGCGCCTTAAAGAAACTTTAAATGATTATGAGGTCATTATATGCAGATGGCCTGAGTATACATTTGCTTTGGAGAAT GCGATTGCAGACATTGAAAAGGCAGTTATTGAGGCTTTGGACAAACAATATGCGGATGTTGTAGCACCTTTGAAAGAGAACTTGACACCAAAGAAATTTGGCTTAAAATATGTCCAAAAGCTTGCCAAACGAACCACAAATCCTTATATTGTGCCTCCTGAG CTTGGGATTTTCTTAAACTCAATGAAGAGAATGTTGGATGTTTTGCGTCCTAAGATTGAAGTTCAATTAAAATCATGGGGTTCGTGTTGTATTCCCAATGAGGGAAATACAGCACCTGGAGAACGTTTAAGTGAAGTCACAGTCATGCTTAGATCCAAATTCCGGAATTATCTTCAAGCAGTTGTCGAGAAACTTGTTGAGAAT ACAAGGCTGCAAAATAGTACAAAACTAAAGAAAATTCTCCAAGATTCAAAAGAAAGCTTGGCAGAATCCGAGATCCGAAGCAGAATGCAACCGCTAACAGAGCAACTTACAAACACCGTGAATCATCTCCATTCCATCTTTCAGTCTCATGTTTTCATTGCCATTTGTCGTGGATATTGGGACCGCATGGGACAG GATGTTTTGAGTTTCCTTGAGAACAGGAAAGAAAACAGATCATTGTACAAAGGCTCAAGAGTTGCCGTATCT atTTTGGATGATACGTTTGCATCACAAATGCAAAAACTACTTGGAAATGCACTTGAAGAGAAAGACATTGAACCACCAAGATCCATCATTGAAGTCCGGTCAATGTTATGCAAAGATACAGGCACTTCTACACACAAGAAGAACAGTTACTTTTATTAG
- the LOC111913406 gene encoding uncharacterized protein LOC111913406: MNQESQMSEESKKQKKGTISEEDVSIILQRYTATTVLALLQEVAQLEESKIDWNAMVKRTMTGITNPREYQMLWRHLAYRDAMLENLEDEAKPLDDESDLEYELEVSPPVNNEASMEAAACVKVLIASGSTCDSGLEKGLTIEAPLTINIPSGKSTGDLSENSQVGSNMRGTNITVPVSVQKQPVAVVGSTEGVETNCSGSGNLPPRRKRKPWSAAEDMELFAAVQKCGEGNWANILKGDFKGDRTASQLSQRWNIIKKRKENSNVKTGSQLSEVHLAARRALNMALDQPGVDSLKSSSSLGRTKSSITTNTSIRPINIIPPDTPSTSTREDSSTKTFPKISPKTPPKSLLNGPDPVKAAAVAAGARIATQSAAAAILKQQLKGAIHIKTNATNFRDLHSPNTSRPLDHTSNLGPVGPVNPARETNGVTVSTLANLPKTGQGENGNLVKVEGLVLKNDSNKNVEDTSEKKEVKENEDVRESIIGGDSEPMVTETCNKNESTKQEN, from the exons ATGAATCAGGAATCACAAATGAGTGAGGAATCCAAGAAGCAGAAGAAGGGCACCATTAGCGAAGAAGATGTATCCATCATCTTACAAAG GTACACAGCTACAACAGTCCTAGCTTTGCTTCAGGAAGTGGCTCAACTCGAAGAATCAAAAATAGACTGGAATGCAATGGTGAAACGAACCATGACTGGTATCACAAATCCAAGGGAATACCAAATGCTTTGGCGTCATTTAGCTTATCGTGATGCAATGCTTGAAAACCTTGAAGACGAAGCTAAACCTCTG GATGATGAAAGCGATTTAGAATACGAGCTTGAAGTTTCTCCACCTGTCAACAACGAAGCTTCAATGGAGGCTGCAGCATGCGTGAAG GTACTCATAGCTTCAGGCTCTACATGTGATTCTGGATTGGAAAAAGGGTTGACCATTGAGGCTCCATTGACTATAAACATACCTAGTGGAAAGTCAACAGGAGATCTTTCTGAAAATTCACAAGTAGGTAGTAATATGAGGGGGACAAACATCACAGTTCCAGTTTCTGTTCAAAAACAACCAGTTGCAGTAGTTGGATCTACAGAAGGAGTTGAAACAAATTGTTCAGGAAGTGGGAATTTGCCACCTAGGAGGAAAAGAAAGCCATGGTCTGCAGCTGAAGATATGGAACTTTTTGCTGCAGTTCAGAAATGTGGTGAAGGAAATTGGGCAAATATCTTAAAAGGAGATTTTAAGGGTGATAGAACTGCTTCTCAGCTTTCTCAG AGATGGAATATTATAAAAAAGCGTAAAGAAAACTCAAATGTGAAGACAGGATCACAGCTTTCTGAGGTACATTTAGCAGCTAGAAGGGCACTTAACATGGCTCTTGATCAGCCTGGAGTTGATAGTTTAAAGTCATCTTCTTCACTTG GTAGGACAAAATCAAGCATCACCACAAATACTTCCATCCGCCCTATCAATATCATACCCCCTGACACTCCATCCACTAGCACCCGTGAAGACTCTTCAACAAAAACATTCCCTAAAATCTCCCCGAAAACACCACCAAAGTCTCTCCTCAACGGCCCCGATCCGGTGAAAGCCGCCGCGGTTGCCGCCGGGGCCCGCATCGCCACCCAATCAGCAGCCGCCGCTATCTTAAAGCAACAGTTAAAGGGCGCCATCCACATTAAAACAAATGCTACCAACTTCCGGGACCTACATTCACCAAACACCTCACGCCCGCTTGATCATACCTCGAATCTTGGACCCGTGGGCCCGGTGAATCCGGCCCGGGAAACAAATGGTGTTACGGTTTCCACCTTGGCGAATTTGCCTAAAACGGGACAAGGTGAAAATGGCAATCTTGTGAAAGTGGAGGggttggttttgaaaaatgattCGAATAAAAATGTTGAAGATACTTCGGAGAAAAAGGAAGTTAAAGAAAATGAAGATGTGCGTGAGTCTATTATTGGTGGTGATAGTGAACCTATGGTCACGGAAACATGCAATAAGAATGAAAGCACGAAGCAAGAGAATTAG